A single genomic interval of Lathyrus oleraceus cultivar Zhongwan6 chromosome 7, CAAS_Psat_ZW6_1.0, whole genome shotgun sequence harbors:
- the LOC127107851 gene encoding AT-hook motif nuclear-localized protein 15: MQIKSISLSQFTFHSFKTYCSCGTKMEEDDKKEEAAKMIGTSATDHQEEDGDDRLPQLPLDSSFLNQLHIKEEPSEIETETSSKKRKLLGGDAAMNNSSIFPVPLPLDSSPNLTPMKRKEGPSLTTSSETPTKRRRGRLPGSKNRKEGPSLTTSEATSAETPTKRRPGRPIGTRGGKLTPHVIELNARQDVVEVLYNISVANRRKTVIILSASGSVSDIVNLTPDGPIHIKGEFEIHLMSIKSLVDGAGRHCREKATCMVTCIDDKGNPFGNASVNSLIVARRVKITAALFNTNTAKKTGARIAEIARNDEKIPIAAVPLQMIGANIDPNNSIKEEACTSGFLPTTPSVASATTSTSNDQDMKSPSVGDT; the protein is encoded by the exons ATGCAAATCAAATCAATCTCTCTCTCTCAGTTCACATTCCATAGTTTCAAAACTTATTGTTCTTGTGGCACAAAAATGGAAGAGGATGATAAGAAGGAGGAAGCAGCAAAGATGATCGGTACTTCTGCTACCGATCATCAAGAAGAAGATGGTGACGATAGACTGCCGCAATTGCCATTGGATTCTTCATTCTTGAATCAACTTCACATCAAAGAAGAACCTTCTGAAATTGAAACTGAAACTTCTTCCAAGAAAAGAAAATTGTTAGGTGGTGATGCAGCAATGAATAATTCTTCAATATTTCCAGTGCCATTGCCATTGGATTCTTCTCCCAACCTAACACCAATGAAGAGAAAAGAGGGACCTTCTTTAACAACTTCTTCAGAAACTCCAACCAAGAGGAGAAGAGGACGCCTTCCTGGTTCAAAGAATAGAAAAGAAGGACCTTCTCTAACAACTTCAGAAGCAACTTCTGCAGAAACTCCAACGAAGAGAAGACCCGGCCGCCCTATTGGTACCCGTGGTGGAAAACTCACCCCTCATGTGATTGAGTTGAATGCTCGCCAG GATGTGGTAGAGGTTCTATACAACATATCTGTGGCAAATCGTCGTAAAACTGTTATCATACTTTCTGCATCCGGTTCTGTATCAGACATTGTGAATCTTACTCCAGACGGTCCCATCCACATCAAG GGAGAATTTGAGATACATTTAATGTCGATAAAAAGTCTCGTTGATGGTGCTGGTCGTCACTGTCGTGAAAAGGCAACATGTATGGTTACATGCATAGATGATAAGGGAAATCCGTTTGGAAATGCTTCTGTCAATTCTCTCATAGTGGCCAGGCGTGTTAAA ATTACTGCGGCCTTATTCAACACAAACACTGCTAAGAAAACAGGTGCAAGAATTGCAGAGATTGCTCGAAATGATGAAAAGATTCCCATAGCAGCCGTCCCTCTTCAA ATGATTGGGGCCAACATTGATCCCAACAACTCCATCAAAGAAGAAGCTTGTACGTCTGGTTTTTTGCCAACAACTCCATCAGTGGCATCAGCAACAACTAGTACTTCAAATGATCAGGACATGAAATCTCCTTCTGTAGGGGACACTTGA